A window of Fragaria vesca subsp. vesca linkage group LG7, FraVesHawaii_1.0, whole genome shotgun sequence contains these coding sequences:
- the LOC101294880 gene encoding transcription factor CPC-like, which yields MDVKRRRKQAKTSSSSFSEEVSSIEWEFINMSEQEEDLICRMYKLVGDRWALIAGRLPGRKAEEIERFWLMRHGEVFASRRRTEQEKYQQTQQLCHNNNNKNKSTKNSRRYNS from the exons ATGGACGTCAAACGCCGCAGAAAACAAGCCAAGACTAGCAGCAGTTCCTTCTCTGAAG AGGTAAGCAGCATTGAGTGGGAGTTCATAAACATGTCGGAACAAGAGGAGGATCTCATTTGTAGAATGTACAAGCTCGTCGGAGACAG GTGGGCACTTATAGCCGGAAGGCTTCCGGGCCGGAAAGCGGAAGAAATAGAGAGGTTCTGGTTAATGAGACATGGAGAAGTATTTGCAAGTAGAAGAAGAACAGAGCAGGAGAAGTACCAGCAAACCCAGCAGCTTTGTCATAATAATAATAACAAGAACAAGTCTACCAAGAATAGTAGGAGATACAATTCCTGA